A single Streptomyces mirabilis DNA region contains:
- a CDS encoding Rrf2 family transcriptional regulator, which produces MRLLRSTDLALRVLMRLAVADGSTPTTREVAADMDVPYTHAAKVVAELQHLGLLAARRGRGGGLGLTEAGRTASVGAIVRTFEGDGDVVDCEGAAPCPLHTGCRLRGALRRAQEAFFASLDPLTVADVVAAPTGPLLLGISGRPTSALTSDHR; this is translated from the coding sequence ATGAGGCTGCTGCGCTCCACCGACCTGGCCCTGCGCGTCCTGATGCGGCTCGCCGTCGCCGACGGGTCGACCCCCACCACCCGCGAGGTCGCCGCGGACATGGACGTCCCCTATACCCATGCCGCGAAGGTCGTCGCCGAGCTCCAGCACCTCGGACTGCTCGCGGCCCGCCGCGGCCGCGGCGGCGGTCTCGGCCTCACCGAAGCGGGGCGTACGGCTTCGGTCGGTGCGATCGTCCGCACCTTCGAGGGCGACGGTGACGTGGTCGACTGCGAGGGGGCGGCGCCCTGCCCGCTCCACACCGGCTGCCGACTGCGGGGCGCGCTGCGGCGGGCTCAGGAGGCGTTCTTCGCCTCGCTGGACCCACTGACGGTGGCGGACGTGGTCGCCGCGCCTACGGGGCCGCTGCTGCTGGGGATCTCCGGCAGGCCGACCTCGGCTCTGACATCAGATCACAGATGA
- a CDS encoding globin domain-containing protein: MLSEQSAATVRGTLPAVGAAIGEIADRFYDRLFAAHPELLRDLFNRGNQASGTQRRALAGSIAAFATHLVERPDERPDVLLNRIAHKHASLGIAPEQYATVREHLFAAIAEVLGDAVTPEVAAAWDEVYWLMANALITIERRLYAQHGDGRGGWRVWEVVERVEETADVATFRLRPADGGPLPDFRAGQYVSVRVELPDGAHQIRQYSLSSAPGSPVRQIGVKRVHGEASGPDGEVSNRLHTRVHVGSTIELSAPYGDLVLDDTDAPVLLASAGIGVTPMIAMLEQLALTGHRAPVTVVHADRSPADHALRADHEAYAAKLADAAVHFWYEQDAEGAGHTGRADLSSVAVAPGTRAYLCGPLPFMRAVRGQLIDKGVAPADIHYEVFGPDLWLAQG; encoded by the coding sequence CGCCCACCCGGAACTGCTCCGCGACCTCTTCAACCGCGGCAACCAGGCCTCCGGCACCCAGCGCCGTGCCCTCGCGGGATCCATCGCCGCCTTCGCCACCCACCTCGTCGAACGGCCGGACGAGCGCCCCGACGTGCTGCTGAACCGCATCGCGCACAAACACGCCTCCCTGGGGATCGCCCCCGAGCAGTACGCGACCGTGCGCGAGCACCTCTTCGCGGCGATCGCCGAGGTCCTCGGCGACGCGGTCACACCCGAGGTCGCGGCCGCCTGGGACGAGGTCTACTGGCTGATGGCGAACGCCCTCATCACCATCGAGCGGCGGCTGTACGCGCAGCACGGCGACGGTAGGGGTGGGTGGCGGGTCTGGGAGGTCGTGGAGCGCGTCGAGGAGACCGCCGACGTCGCCACCTTCCGACTGCGCCCGGCCGACGGGGGGCCGCTGCCGGACTTCCGGGCGGGCCAGTACGTGTCCGTACGCGTCGAGCTGCCTGACGGCGCCCACCAGATACGCCAGTACAGCCTCTCCAGCGCCCCCGGCTCCCCGGTACGGCAGATCGGCGTCAAGCGGGTGCACGGTGAGGCCTCGGGCCCCGACGGCGAGGTGTCCAACCGCCTCCACACGCGTGTGCACGTCGGCAGCACGATCGAGCTCTCCGCGCCGTACGGGGATCTGGTGCTCGACGACACGGACGCGCCGGTGCTGCTCGCCTCCGCCGGCATCGGCGTCACCCCGATGATCGCCATGCTGGAACAGCTCGCGCTCACCGGACACCGCGCCCCGGTCACGGTCGTCCACGCCGACCGCTCCCCCGCCGACCACGCGCTGCGCGCCGACCACGAGGCGTACGCGGCGAAGCTCGCGGACGCCGCCGTCCACTTCTGGTACGAGCAGGACGCCGAGGGTGCCGGCCACACCGGGCGCGCGGACCTCTCCTCCGTGGCCGTCGCACCGGGCACGCGCGCGTACCTGTGCGGGCCGCTGCCCTTCATGCGGGCGGTGCGGGGGCAGCTCATCGACAAGGGGGTGGCTCCGGCCGACATTCACTACGAGGTGTTCGGGCCCGACCTGTGGCTCGCGCAGGGCTGA